The DNA window TTTGATTCCTATGATCGGCTATCTGCACGAAAATAAAAAACTCGTTTACTTTTCAATGATCTTGCTTCCCTCCATCCTCATTCTTTTCGTTGAGGTTAAAAATCTAAAAAATCCTGAAGTCGTGGAGAGGTTGGAGGAAAAGAAGAAGAGAGTTAGGCAGTTTCTCAAGCGAAGACAGTCGATTAGCTTTAAAAGAGCAGTACTGACCATAATTGTTTCTTACGTGCTTATTTACGTTCTCTTGCATCAGGACTTCGTTCCCGTTCAGAGAGTAACTATTGGAGAAGGAAAAGTTCGAATACAAGAAAATTTCGACCCGTATGATGTTTACTTCCTCATTCCACCTTTTTACATCGAAAATCTTTACAGAATAAATCCGGTGTTGCCGGAAGTAGCAATCGTTTTATATCCGCTAATGCTCTCATTACTTCTATCACCCCTCTGGAAAACTTACGGCGGGAGTGGTAAAATATGGGGAAAAAGGTTTTACTTGCGGTCGTTGTTGCGATTTTAGTTTTTTCGTCAGCCTTTGCTACTTACAGCGCCTACAACGATTTAAAACCTAAGAAGGTTACGGTAAAAAGAAACGTAACTATAGGAACTTACGAACTTTACTACGACTATTACTCCACTGTGTCGAAAGAAAATCCTCTGTGGGGCGAGGGAATGAAATTGTTTAACAAAGACGTTTATTTTTCGAGTGTCTCACCCGTTCTAAATATCACGTTTAACTTAATTCTTCCGGAAAGCAACTTTGAAGTTGAATACGAAACTAAGCTTTTGATCACCTCGTCAACCTCAGACAAGGTGTTTTGGGAACTTGAAAGAGTTATTGGCTCGGGAGTAACGGTTTTAAATTCGAGTAAATTCAGCTACTCATTTTCTTTGAACATTCTTGAACTTGAAAGGGAAATAGAAAGCATAGAGCGAAGCCTCGAATTTAAAGGCGGTTCTAAAACGATAAAAGTCGTTACAAACGTTTACGCAAAAGGATCGGAGAAGGAAATTAAGGATAGCGTTGAAATGACGATAAAACCTTCTGGGAGCTACTACACGGTTTCTTCTTCGGGAAAGAAAAAGACAGTTGAAAGAACGGTAAATGAAGTAAAAAAAGTTCCTCCTTCTCAGAGGGAGTACATTTTCGCATTATCTAAAGTAGCGTTGCCGATTCTCGGTATTATTGCGAGCGTTTACGTTTATAGAATATCTTCTCTCTCGGAAGACGAAAAAGCTCTCAGGAAATTTAGGAAGTGGATAAGCAAAGGAAAACTTCCGGAGGTTAGGATGACGACGATTGAAATTGAATCCCTCGAAGACCTTGTTGATGCGGCAATCGATATGAACGAAAGAGTTATTCACGATGCCGAGAAAAACGCATTCTTCTTCGTACACGATGGAATTCTTTACATTTATAAAGGAAAAGCGAGGCAGGGTGAAGAGGAGACATAGCGGGGCGTGGATTTGAACCACGGATCTGCGGGTTATGAGCCCGCCGGGATTACCTGGCTACCCCACCCCGCTTCGATTAGTTGTTGTCGAATGCGATATATAAACTTTTTTCTCGGAAAAAGTTTTTGAAAAGCTTTTTTCCAGAAAAAGTCTATTTTAAGAGCTTTAAATCGCCCTTCTCCTTTCTTTTTTATTCAAGCTAATCTCAAAGTCGAGCTCCTTCATCTTAACCTTTTTATATCGTTCGATCGTGATAAATATTTTCCGAGCTCCTAATAAATGCGCAATTGTTCTGTTAAATTTAGCAAAATTTATTTACCTTACAAATAACTCGAAACCATGTCAGATCTTGTGGTCATTCTACTTTCCGCCTTATCAGTTGCCATGGCTTTGGGCGTTGCGAAAAGCAGGGACAACTTCTACTCAGCCTTGTACATGTCGGCAACACTTCTTGCTGTGGGCGGAACTTACGCTTATCTTGGCGTTCATTCCGTTCTCGCTTTAATAGCTTTCATATTTATCGGAGCTGTCGGCATAATAACGATAGCTTTAGCAGCGACTTACAGATTTATCAACCCGGTAAGGCACAGCGGATACTGGGCGCTGTTTTCAGCTTTCGTCGCTGTTTTTCTTGGAACGACTCTCGCTGTTTTCTCGGTTTCCCTTCCAAAATTTAAAGACGCTTTCAGGGAATTCATGGTCGATTATCAGACTTACGTTTTCCTTCTCGTAGTTATGGTTACCCTCCTCTTGTTGTCTGCGGTAAGCATGGTTAGGAGGGATGCGGAATGATCGCTTCTACTCTTGCAGCTTCAGTTATAGTGCTGATGATCGGCTACTACACCTTGATAACTTCGAGGGATCTGATAAGGTTACTAATATCTTTAGAACTGATGTTCGCGGCTGTCTTCCTCTCTCTTTTACCTCTCTTTGCGATAGATGCTCTCACAGCGGAGGGAATGGTTGTAATGGTCGCTTCCCTTTTCACGAGCAGTAGCGAGCTTCTCGTTTTAATCTCCGCGATCATACTCTTCGATAGAAAATTCAGAGGGGTTGCGATGGAAAAAGTATCGAGCGGAGGGGATGAGCTGTGATCGCATTGCTTTTACCTTTGATAGCGGTAATAGTTGCCCCTTTCTTTAAGCCGAGGGAAGCTGCAGTATTATCGGCTGTAGCGTTTTTCGCGTCTTTCGTCGCTCTTATTATTGACGCCTTCACCGGAGCTTACTACAGAATTGACATCGTTCAGGCAGCTGAGCCAGTTGGAAACATCTACATGTTCGGAGATGCGGTAAGCCACGCTTTCGGATTTACGATAGCATTTGTCTCTGCGATGGTCGCTTTGTACTCCTATCCCTACATGGCTCACAGATTCGAGGAGATGGGGCTTGGAGAGGACGAGTTCAAAAAGTACTGGTTCCTCTACAACCTGTACGCTGCTTCCATGCTCTGGCTTGTTTATGCAGGCAACCTAATTCTCCTCTACGTTTTCCTCGAAATCTCCCTCGTTACTTCGTTCCTTCTGATATACTTGTACGGCTACGGTAATAGACAGTGGGTCGCTTTGCTGTACTTCGTCTGGACCCACATAGCCGGAGCTTTGGCGTTAATAGGATTCCTGCTCATAGGCTTTGAAAACAAGACTCTCGCGTTGGACAGCATAAAGACAGTCTCTTTCCTCGCTTGGCTCCTCGTGTTTTTGGGAATGATCGTAAAGTTGCCCGGATTTGGGGCTCACATCTGGCTTCCGTGGGCTCACGCTGAAGCCCCAACGCCGGTTTCAGCTTTACTGAGTCCCCTCACTGTTGGATTGGCTGCCTACGTCTTGCTCAGAATTTACTTCATAGAGCCGTCGTTCATAATCGACCACAGAATCCCGATATTTGCCTACGGCGTCTTAACGAGCGTTTATGCTGGTTTAGCGGTCTTTAAGCAGGACGACTACAAAAGGCTTCTCGCCTATTCTACCGTCTCTCAGATGGGTTACATACTCATAGCCTTCACCCTCGGAGCTGCCGGAATACTCGGAGTCGTCATTCAGTACATTTCCCACGCTTTCGGAAAGTCCATATTGTTCATGACCGCCGGAGCTATCATAGCGACCTTCCACGGTTTGAGAGATCTTAAGAAGATGAGCGGAATGCACGAATTCGTTCCGACGATTTCTAATGCGGCTTTATTAGGCTTCATGAATTTGAGCGGAATTCTCACGATAGGTATGATCGGGGAGTTCTACATACTGAAAGGTTTAACAGATACCTTCGGATTGCCGAGTGCGATAAACAGCATTGCCATGGCGACGATGCTTTCTGTAGTGGTCGTCTTCATAATTTCCGGACTCTACAGCTTCTACACGATGAAGAGAATCTACTACGGAACTCCGGCAGACTATTCAAAAGTTTCTGTTCACAGGATGTTAGACTCACATCTCTACATCATAGCAGCCTTATCAATCCTGTTGCTTCTTCCTCCGTTCGCTACTTGGTTTATAGACACTCTCGTAAAATTCTTGGGGGTGGCGTGAAATGTGGCTATGGTTAGTCCTCTTGCTTTCACCAATAATCGCAAGCGTACCGATAGCGATAGCTTGGGAATTCAACAGAAACCTCGGAAGGAAGTTGCCCGTGATTTCAGTTGCTGGCTTATTCGTCTCATTCGTAATCACGCTCTACATCTTACTTTTCGTCGAAGAGGGAAGATTTTCTTATCCTTGGCTTCCCGGGATTGAAATAGCATTCATAGTCGATTACCTCAGCAAGTACATGGGTGTTTTAACGGGCTTCATAGCCTTCGTCATAGGAGTCTATGGACTCGAGTACATGAAAGACGACTACAGGCTCGGATGGTACTGGTTCTTCTTCAACCTCTTCACGGCTTCGATGCTAATGGTCGTCTACAGCGACAACTTACTCTCTCTGCTCATAGGATGGGAGGGGCTTGGAATAGCTTCTTGGGGA is part of the Ferroglobus placidus DSM 10642 genome and encodes:
- a CDS encoding signal peptidase I, whose product is MRIKLAILIVVASVLAYQILSGEIIPLVVLSGSMVPYMYPGDLILVKKIDPNEISVGDVICFKDPSGRENVLITHRVVNVTERDGKLVFKTKGDALEEVDFFEVKEEDIVGTPVLLIPMIGYLHENKKLVYFSMILLPSILILFVEVKNLKNPEVVERLEEKKKRVRQFLKRRQSISFKRAVLTIIVSYVLIYVLLHQDFVPVQRVTIGEGKVRIQENFDPYDVYFLIPPFYIENLYRINPVLPEVAIVLYPLMLSLLLSPLWKTYGGSGKIWGKRFYLRSLLRF
- a CDS encoding DUF5305 domain-containing protein — encoded protein: MGKKVLLAVVVAILVFSSAFATYSAYNDLKPKKVTVKRNVTIGTYELYYDYYSTVSKENPLWGEGMKLFNKDVYFSSVSPVLNITFNLILPESNFEVEYETKLLITSSTSDKVFWELERVIGSGVTVLNSSKFSYSFSLNILELEREIESIERSLEFKGGSKTIKVVTNVYAKGSEKEIKDSVEMTIKPSGSYYTVSSSGKKKTVERTVNEVKKVPPSQREYIFALSKVALPILGIIASVYVYRISSLSEDEKALRKFRKWISKGKLPEVRMTTIEIESLEDLVDAAIDMNERVIHDAEKNAFFFVHDGILYIYKGKARQGEEET
- a CDS encoding NADH-quinone oxidoreductase subunit J; the encoded protein is MSDLVVILLSALSVAMALGVAKSRDNFYSALYMSATLLAVGGTYAYLGVHSVLALIAFIFIGAVGIITIALAATYRFINPVRHSGYWALFSAFVAVFLGTTLAVFSVSLPKFKDAFREFMVDYQTYVFLLVVMVTLLLLSAVSMVRRDAE
- a CDS encoding NADH-quinone oxidoreductase subunit K; the encoded protein is MIASTLAASVIVLMIGYYTLITSRDLIRLLISLELMFAAVFLSLLPLFAIDALTAEGMVVMVASLFTSSSELLVLISAIILFDRKFRGVAMEKVSSGGDEL
- a CDS encoding complex I subunit 5 family protein; translation: MIALLLPLIAVIVAPFFKPREAAVLSAVAFFASFVALIIDAFTGAYYRIDIVQAAEPVGNIYMFGDAVSHAFGFTIAFVSAMVALYSYPYMAHRFEEMGLGEDEFKKYWFLYNLYAASMLWLVYAGNLILLYVFLEISLVTSFLLIYLYGYGNRQWVALLYFVWTHIAGALALIGFLLIGFENKTLALDSIKTVSFLAWLLVFLGMIVKLPGFGAHIWLPWAHAEAPTPVSALLSPLTVGLAAYVLLRIYFIEPSFIIDHRIPIFAYGVLTSVYAGLAVFKQDDYKRLLAYSTVSQMGYILIAFTLGAAGILGVVIQYISHAFGKSILFMTAGAIIATFHGLRDLKKMSGMHEFVPTISNAALLGFMNLSGILTIGMIGEFYILKGLTDTFGLPSAINSIAMATMLSVVVVFIISGLYSFYTMKRIYYGTPADYSKVSVHRMLDSHLYIIAALSILLLLPPFATWFIDTLVKFLGVA